A part of Babylonia areolata isolate BAREFJ2019XMU chromosome 6, ASM4173473v1, whole genome shotgun sequence genomic DNA contains:
- the LOC143282792 gene encoding glycerol-3-phosphate phosphatase-like: MAFHNCFKPSQYFSMVPYAICVSNFCKNMFGFNVSVSSNRSMCSIISVSKKTKRTVNNVRLKSSSVGNDNVLVNETEIKEVTSRNAAQVLEKYDTILLDCDGVLWRTDHITHLPGIVAAMDTLQALGKQILFVTNNSMHARHAYIDKFHQHGFHAPVEDVFCVAYASAVYLQTIIHVSGSVYVIGSPGMSEELSLAGITNFGLGPDPDPVYHNIQDLLEVPLRDDVQAVLVGYDKHFSLNKLFKACSYLSDKKCLYLATNDKEKSVHVSPGRCQPLTGAIVDCVTSAAKRQPEVLGKPDTHLFDCIQATHPGVDRRRCLMIGDSVPVDMGLARAVGMDSALVLTGASSLHTLPSHPGLEPTYFMQSLAVLGAS, from the coding sequence ATGGCGTTTCACAACTGTTTCAAACCATCACAGTATTTTAGCATGGTTCCTTATGCAATTTGTGTCAGTAACTTCTGCAAAAATATGTTTGGattcaatgtcagtgtcagttctAATCGGTCCATGTGCAGTATTATTTCTGtcagcaagaaaacaaaaagaacagtgAATAACGTAAGATTGAAAAGTTCCTCTGTCGGCAATGACAACGTTTTAGTGAACGAAACAGAAATTAAAGAAGTGACTTCAAGAAACGCTGCCCAAGTGCTGGAGAAGTATGACACGATTTTGCTGGATTGTGACGGGGTGTTGTGGAGGACTGACCACATCACCCATCTGCCAGGTATAGTGGCTGCCATGGACACTCTGCAGGCATTAGGCAAGCAGATTCTCTTTGTCACTAACAACAGTATGCATGCCCGACATGCTTACATTGACAAGTTCCATCAGCATGGATTTCATGCGCCTGTGGAGGATGTGTTCTGCGTGGCCTATGCCAGTGCAGTTTACCTGCAAACCATCATACATGTGTCTGGCAGTGTGTACGTCATCGGCAGCCCTGGTATGTCTGAGGAGCTCAGCCTTGCTGGAATCACCAACTTTGGGTTAGGGCCCGACCCAGATCCTGTTTACCACAACATTCAAGACTTGCTGGAAGTTCCTCTGCGAGATGATGTACAAGCTGTTCTGGTTGGTTACGACAAACATTTCAGCTTAAACAAACTTTTTAAAGCCTGCAGTTACCTGAGTGATAAGAAGTGCCTGTACCTGGCCACCAATGACAAAGAGAAGTCAGTCCATGTTAGTCCAGGGCGTTGCCAACCTTTGACAGGAGCCATTGTGGATTGCGTGACCTCCGCCGCCAAACGTCAACCAGAGGTACTGGGGAAGCCGGACACACACCTGTTTGACTGTATCCAGGCCACCCACCCCGGGGTGGACAGAAGGCGGTGTCTGATGATCGGGGACAGCGTGCCTGTGGACATGGGGCTGGCCAGGGCAGTGGGCATGGACTCTGCGCTGGTGCTGACTGGGGCCAGTTCACTGCACACACTGCCCTCCCACCCCGGCCTGGAACCCACCTACTTCATGCAGTCTTTAGCTGTGCTGGGCGCCTCTTAG
- the LOC143282790 gene encoding uncharacterized protein LOC143282790: MPGSGGGKKKPHPPPKPLPKPAHRPLIQASRQQPSQSPGVSGRWIGSPSMEQSPVISTQHGSEGVRTRKRRSQEQASTEVVDKQMAVGDGVETLVVRATTHQQDTAVNSQTCSAAHSTQRCDRQQGGEPFSTDTAGPTRVRCTKRRSGDNQGDGDLRPVKRRSSDKTDFATPVQKNQPSPSDDSQSPAGQREWELTPNSSARRTRQYLTAVRRQSSGKGSSPATATRQSSGRTPVIVNVSRTSVITSRQSNTVTRQGSSREGVGSRQSNDRVRVMRQDSDRSSAGRRQSAGRGAVTTHSSGRRQSGGRGTVTRTDSGRRQSGGRGTVTRTDSGRRQSGGRGTVTRTDSGRRQSGGRGTVTRTDSSRRQSAGQGTVTRSGSTKGRSDVVSTPQGPASTPVRTNSSARRRSGVTVTPKRSSIGSAKCRRDSGSVKRSDSGRGHRAGGESSTPSRSSSFRKQGSKPPQSPTFIRITRRLGVTEEQGSGDGGHSHTIIDDEQAQTIIAGLQKAQNRRAGEPADSHMVRKDRQQRHPQGPQVQGTVPRRAASVKRALVVGQGGGRGEGRGAADMETDIDSWEDDDASPSESEEVHASHFSTLV; encoded by the coding sequence ATGCCCGGCTCaggtggggggaagaagaaaccccacccaccccccaaaccgcTGCCTAAACCGGCCCATCGTCCACTGATACAGGCGTCCAGACAGCAGCCTTCCCAAAGCCCTGGTGTGTCAGGCAGGTGGATCGGGTCACCGTCCATGGaacagtcacctgtcatcagcACACAGCATGGGTCTGAGGGAGTCAGGACACGCAAGCGGCGCTCTCAGGAACAGGCGAGCACAGAAGTGGTGGACAAGCAGATGgctgttggggatggggtggagacgCTTGTGGTCAGGGCCACAACACATCAGCAGGACACGGCTGTCAACAGTCAGACCTGTtcagcagcacacagcacacagcgctgTGACAGACAGCAGGGTGGAGAGCCATTCAGCACGGACACAGCAGGGCCAACAAGGGTCAGGTGCACAAAGCGGCGCAGCGGAGACAATCAGGGTGATGGTGACCTTCGGCCGGTCAAACGCCGCAGCAGTGATAAAACAGACTTTGCAACACCGGTGCAGAAAAACCAACCTTCCCCTTCTGATGACTCACAGTCCCCAGCGGGGCAGAGGGAATGGGAACTGACCCCAAACTCTTCAGCCAGGAGGACCAGGCAGTACCTGACGGCAGTCAGAAGACAGAGCAGTGGAAAAGGATCTTCCCCAGCCACCGCCACAAGACAGAGCAGCGGCAGAACACCAGTGATCGTCAACGTCAGCAGAACCAGCGTCATCACCAGCAGACAAAGCAACACAGTGACCAGACAAGGCAGCAGCAGGGAAGGTGTCGGCAGCAGACAGAGTAACGACAGAGTGAGGGTGATGAGACAGGACAGTGACCGGTCCAGTGCCGGCAGAAGACAGAGTGCTGGACGAGGGGCTGTCACCACACACAGTAGCGGTAGAAGACAGAGTGGGGGCAGAGGCACAGTCACCAGAACTGACAGCGGCAGAAGACAGAGTGGGGGCAGAGGCACAGTCACCAGAACCGACAGCGGCAGAAGACAGAGTGGGGGCAGAGGCACAGTCACCAGAACCGACAGCGGCAGAAGACAGAGTGGGGGCAGAGGTACAGTCACCAGAACCGACAGCAGCAGAAGACAGAGCGCTGGACAGGGAACGGTCACCAGAAGTGGAAGCACAAAGGGACGGAGCGATGTGGTGAGCACCCCTCAGGGACCGGCCTCCACACCGGTGCGCACAAATTCTTCTGCGAGGAGACGCTCAGGTGTCACCGTCACCCCGAAGCGCTCCAGCATAGGGAGTGCAAAGTGCCGCAGAGACAGTGGCAGTGTGAAGAGAAGCGACAGCGGCAGAGGCCACAGGGCAGGAGGAGAATCCAGCACAcccagcagaagcagcagcttcAGGAAGCAGGGCAGCAAACCCCCACAGTCCCCCACCTTCATCAGGATCACACGACGGCTGGGGGTGACTGAGGAACAAGGCAGCGGTGACGGGGGTCACAGTCACACCATCATCGACGATGAGCAAGCGCAGACAATAATAGCGGGTCTGCAGAAAGCACAGAACCGCAGAGCCGGTGAGCCAGCTGACAGCCACATGGTCCGGAAAGATCGGCAGCAGCGGCACCCTCAGGGGCCTCAGGTCCAAGGCACTGTCCCCAGACGGGCAGCGTCAGTGAAGAGAGCACTGGTTGTCGGTCAGGgtggaggcaggggggaggggaggggggctgctgACATGGAGACTGACATTGACTCATGGGAGGATGATGATGCTTCACCTTCAGAGTCTGAGGAGGTCCATGCCTCACACTTTTCCACGCTGGTGTGA
- the LOC143283306 gene encoding uncharacterized protein LOC143283306 produces the protein MFSRLQRRRSNLQDLGRLSKSCPAVDQDAGDESASSENSGSESWGSSASSLTDPFAETGEELSAPVSRAEKQLARQSLRRSKQREVQKKRGMEQNKISMDDYISKQAQFRSWLLEEQKKQSKDLSSPKRKTYFKMFVRLWNKRHLPEKYYESRVSWHREEEGEGATPPGEEQRSPLVPERGRFSLLQNSPALDPSLFPHTIDLSSDSITTTPVAAAASSPSTFSTFGKATPVATTPSLTPFRFTGGAGGKKADVFQFGENKENAKHHSLPSTFATREHLRTATISPHKKMMSACQERSLDRVMVSWSPRGQPKLNPVNTPRCPSPLTTCSPSVAVTITSTSRPGPGFAPFPHSPGGDVYHQVKDVLPSSSPVYSDIPAANDDSSSQNGSPQLMPVKGRAHRRRSRSVDDAPVYAVPSKQCRDRVWSERPPVCKERASVSPPPVPPKRFDPHVEGLGIPFSVPNSAQKGVVTKADTLPSQLEGKLVGDGGSGEKENAKKSSNPFKGKLPWFGKKLTSRRRSRSCDALSPCVQRGDGVTQGGIPSADEGFFPLVKLERSPPTLGRRVLTRPLKPPGRQPDVSVNKQMECRSSPSAVDKRPVVSHKGRSDTAHDPSSVAEVVGKPPPHSWKFELMEYSSSPMRLGGGIRSVDGNGAGERTKTGTSLRRRRSRSLECMASVGFDRHMASSQAVCSDGGGGQILPPGWTPAASASRDTHTAGTQPQSSFTHPPASSHHLPKQINIFGNKRCDEGSQVPRPVSCEAYDEVKSRVQSELSSLVDKLQEGCGAGASQVHTRVSSLTVGELQSSPVRLGKKQEPEGPSTPDHMDQDDLSQGDASSVNCFSDAPGQAISKGLHGAGQTSPCVAEDDGDVVMMDQTGEGWAAALWTDPVHHTQPKCTQGTSQQERREELTGALSTEKTAEKRQQQENCEEMTSMKSTENVEEITPKEKKNEGTSHVRSEGPDGRRTTSVRAEPVYIPESLPPPPREFADIVCTQHTLQAAATLLKEDMHHFPSSSQADISLPTAPDPEAGMMQTTTSKPQETLSHETRSQREVVRHPFHHEDVAFSVNVCTAQCFSQVRPLTPSMRVRGPQRRRSRSVDGALTRAGAVRTAKPQASAPNFVSAAHENVLPLAQRTVAMEDQPVTEQKADLTCHDEQDSEQALGEKDNLPNIPAITASTATPTSLKMQPATETEDVTETRVTLIVTQNKVPPGVPVKKAGPPVPQKAVTPAVAAIQQQFGGSMRSAARSCHRRRSRSVGDMTALEENKGNASAGEGGGFASVRAFWDNLRGRTGEDRGPGVTLQRKPSTMRRLQQQLFGAKQSNAEMEGTPPVTHPGVQHLTAAPASPGRAQSGQGVTHQPPLQLCNQKGVSAEVNATRPVQSAEETKTVVENARPMTLSLSAEESQPQPQTLGTGIQHARDALDTLKEGLAAEVSKHWNPSETGSPVSSMRDSVSSQTEKALPIYRSPHVTVRRQSSRNRSMLGEPGTPGKGVDSPLQEHCQVKQAAEPHLHTPPPCHQGELHTNISCADSQLGPSCQQEHGSGCGR, from the exons ATGTTCAG CCGACTTCAACGACGTCGGAGTAACCTGCAGGACCTTGGTCGGCTGAGCAAGTCCTGTCCGGCAGTGGACCAGGATGCAGGAGATGAGAGTGCCAGCAGCGAGAACAGCGGCAGTGAGTCCTGGGGCAGCAGTGCATCCTCTCTCACGGACCCTTTTGCCG AGACTGGTGAGGAGTTGTCAGCACCAGTCAGCAGGGCAGAGAAACAGCTGGCACGACAGTCTTTGAGGCGCTCAAAACAACGGGAAGTTCAAAAGAAACGTGGCATGGAACAAA acAAGATTTCAATGGATGACTACATAAGCAAGCAAGCCCAGTTCAGGTCATGGCTTTTAGAAGAG CAAAAGAAGCAATCCAAAGATCTGTCCTCTCCCAAGCGCAAGACCTACTTCAAGATGTTTGTGCGCTTGTGGAACAAGCGTCACTTACCAGAG AAATACTACGAGTCGCGGGTGTCGTGgcacagggaggaggagggggagggagccaCTCCCCCCGGGGAGGAGCAGAGGAGCCCCCTGGTGCCGGAGCGTGGACGGTTCTCCCTGCTGCAAAACTCTCCGGCACTggacccctccctcttcccccacaccatCGACCTCAGCTCcgacagcatcaccaccacccctgtcgctgctgctgcctcctccccctccaccttctccacctTTGGCAAGGCCACCCCTGtcgccaccaccccctccctgacCCCTTTCAGGTTCACCGGTGGCGCAGGTGGAAAGAAGGCT GACGTGTTCCAGTTTGGGGAGAACAAGGAGAATGCAAAACATCACTCCTTGCCGTCcactttt GCAACCAGAGAGCATCTGCGCACTGCCACCATCAGTCCCCACAAAAAGATGATGTCTGCCTG CCAGGAGAGGTCCCTGGACAGGGTGATGGTCAGCTGGAGCCCTCGTGGTCAGCCCAAGCTGAACCCGGTTAACACGCCtcgctgcccctcccccctcaccacttGCTCTCCCTCCGTGGcggtcaccatcaccagcaccagcaggcCAGGTCCTGGGTTTGCTCCCTTCCCGCATTCCCCCGGTGGTGACGTGTATCACCAGGTGAAGGATGTCCTCCCGTCCAGCAGCCCTGTGTACAGCGACATTCCTGCTGCCAATGACGACAGCAGCAGCCAGAATGGCAGTCCACAGCTTATGCCTGTGAAGGGCAGAGCACATCGGCGTCGCTCCCGCAGCGTGGATGACGCACCCGTCTACGCCGTGCCTAGCAAGCAGTGCCGTGATAGAGTGTGGTCTGAACGACCACCTGTGTGTAAAGAAAGGGCCTCGGTGTCTCCCCCACCTGTCCCTCCCAAACGCTTTGACCCCCATGTGGAGGGGCTAGGCATTCCCTTTTCTGTCCCGAACTCTGCCCAGAAAGGGGTCGTCACTAAAGCTGACACCTTGCCTTCACAGCTAGAGGGAAAATtagttggggatgggggtagcgGTGAAAAAGAAAATGCTAAAAAATCCAGCAATCCTTTCAAGGGAAAGTTACCCTGGTTCGGTAAAAAGCTGACGTCCCGACGAAGGAGTCGCAGCTGTGATGCTCTGTCACCCTGTGTGCAGCGTGGTGATGGCGTGACACAGGGTGGCATCCCATCGGCTGATGAGGGTTTCTTCCCTCTGGTCAAACTGGAGCGTTCTCCTCCCACACTGGGCCGGCGTGTACTGACACGGCCACTCAAACCCCCGGGCAGACAGCCTGATGTGTCAGTCAACAAGCAGATGGAATGTAGGTCTTCACCCTCAGCAGTGGACAAGCGGCCAGTCGTTTCCCACAAGGGCAGGTCTGATACAGCTCATGATCCATCCTCTGTAGCGGAAGTGGTTGGTAAACCGCCGCCTCACAGTTGGAAGTTTGAGCTGATGGAATACTCCTCGTCCCCCATGCGTCTGGGCGGTGGCATCAGGTCGGTGGATGGAAATGGCGCTGGAGAGAGAACCAAGACAGGGACCTCTCTGAGGCGGCGGCGCTCAcgcagccttgagtgcatggcgTCTGTAGGGTTTGACAGGCACATGGCCAGTAGTCAGGCAGTCTGTTCTGACGGTGGCGGAGGTCAGATCCTTCCTCCAGGGTGGACACCAGCAGCTAGTGCCTCCAGGGATACACACACTGCTGGCACCCAACCACAGTcatccttcacccacccccctgcTTCATCTCACCACCTGCCCAAGCAAATCAACATCTTCGGGAACAAAAGGTGTGATGAGGGGTCACAGGTTCCCCGACCTGTTAGCTGCGAAGCGTATGATGAGGTCAAGTCGAGGGTTCAGAGCGAGCTGTCCAGTCTGGTGGATAAACTGCAGGAAGGATGCGGGGCTGGTGCCTCACAGGTCCACACTCGTGTCTCCTCCCTGACTGTGGGTGAGCTGCAGTCTTCTCCTGTCAGGCTGGGGAAGAAACAGGAGCCAGAAGGACCCTCCACCCCAGACCATATGGACCAGGATGACTTGAGCCAGGGGGATGCCAGCAGTGTGAACTGTTTTTCTGATGCCCCTGGTCAAGCCATCTCAAAAGGTCTTCATGGAGCAGGGCAGACATCTCCCTGTGTtgctgaagatgatggtgatgttgtcatGATGGACCAGACAGGGGAAGGGTGGGCAGCAGCTTTATGGACTGATCCTGTTCACCATACTCAACCAAAATGCACACAGGGAACATCACAACAGGAGAGGCGTGAAGAGTTGACAGGCGCGCTGTCAACTGAGAAAACtgcagaaaaaagacaacaacaggagAACTGTGAAGAGATGACAAGTATGAAGTCTACAGAGAATGTTGAAGAAATTacaccaaaagaaaagaagaatgaagggACAAGCCATGTGAGATCAGAAGGACCTGATGGTAGAAGAACTACCAGTGTGAGGGCAGAACCAGTCTACATCCCTGAGTCATTGCCTCCACCACCAAGGGAGTTCGCCGACATTGTTTGCACCCAGCACACCCTGCAAGCTGCTGCTACACTGCTGAAAGAGGACATGCATCACTTTCCCAGTTCCTCTCAGGCTGACATCTCTCTGCCTACAGCCCCTGATCCAGAAGCAGGCATGATGCAGACGACCACATCAAAGCCACAGGAAACCCTGTCACACGAGACAAGAAGCCAGAGAGAAGTTGTACGTCACCCCTTCCACCATGAAGACGTAGCGTTCTCTGTGAACGTGTGCACAGCGCAGTGCTTCAGTCAGGTTAGGCCCCTGACACCATCTATGAGGGTGCGAGGTCCACAACGCCGCAGGTCACGCAGTGTGGATGGGGCCCTGACTCGTGCTGGAGCTGTAAGGACTGCGAAGCCACAGGCATCCGCCCCAAACTTTGTGTCAGCTGCTCACGAGAACGTCCTCCCCTTAGCACAGAGAACAGTTGCTATGGAGGATCAGCCAGTGACAGAACAGAAAGCTGACCTGACCTGTCATGATGAACAAGATTCTGAACAGGCCCTGGGTGAGAAAGACAACCTACCCAACATACCAGCAATCACAGCGAGTACGGCCACACCAACCTCACTGAAAATGCAGCCAGCCACAGAAACTGAGGATGTCACAGAAACCAGAGTCACTCTAAttgtcacacagaataaagtccCACCAGGTGTCCCAGTGAAGAAGGCAGGCCCCCCTGTCCCACAGAAGGCCGTCACACCAGCAGTGGCCGCCATCCAGCAGCAGTTTGGGGGCTCCATGAGATCAGCTGCACGCTCTTGCCACAGGCGGCGCTCTCGCAGTGTTGGGGACATGACGGCCCTGGAGGAGAACAAGGGTAATGCCAGTgccggggaaggagggggttttGCCAGCGTGCGAGCATTCTGGGACAACCTGCGAGGCAGGACAGGGGAGGACAGAGGGCCAGGGGTGACACTGCAGAGAAAACCCAGCACCATGAGGCGTCTGCAGCAGCAGCTATTTGGAGCCAAGCAGTCTAACGCAGAGATGGAGGGGACCCCCCCTGTGACTCATCCTGGTGTTCAGCACCTGACTGCAGCACCGGCCTCTCCTGGTAGAGCTCAGTCTGGTCAGGGTGTGACACATCAGCCACCACTACAGCTGTGTAACCAGAAGGGAGTTTCAGCCGAAGTCAACGCCACTCGGCCCGTTCAGTCTGCTGAGGAAACTAAGACTGTTGTTGAAAATGCTCGGCcaatgactctgtctctgtctgctgagGAAAGTCAGCCCCAACCTCAGACCTTAGGCACAGGAATCCAGCATGCAAGAGACGCCCTGGACACCTTGAAAGAAGGTCTGGCTGCTGAAGTGAGCAAACACTGGAACCCCAGTGAAACAGGGAGCCCAGTATCCTCCATGCGTGACAGCGTGAGCAGCCAGACGGAGAAGGCTCTGCCCATCTACAGGTCCCCCCATGTGACTGTGCGAAGGCAGTCGTCAAGGAATCGTAGCATGCTTGGGGAGCCAGGCACACCTGGCAAGGGAGTGGACAGTCCTCTTCAGGAACACTGTCAGGTGAAACAGGCAGCAgagccccacctccacaccccgcccccctgtcaCCAAGGGGAGCTTCACACCAACATTTCCTGTGCAGACAGCCAGCTGGGACCAAGCTGCCAGCAAGAACACGGGTCAGGGTGTGGACGGTGA